The Populus alba chromosome 6, ASM523922v2, whole genome shotgun sequence genome contains a region encoding:
- the LOC118053092 gene encoding ABC transporter C family member 8 isoform X3, producing the protein MVPWCSNLSTLFHHHDSATSISLKLPSNREGEKKEGAGTESKLGQAGVISRLIISWINPVLKLGYSKPLVLEDIPTLLPEDESQVAYKRFSYIWGSLSRDFNSSNAKNLLLRTLAITQWRENLFVGVCALVRTIAVVVLPLILYAFVQYIKNESKIASKGLVLVGCLAVIKFMESLSQRHCYFNARRSGLRMRSAIMVAIYQKQLILSSLGRKRHSTGEIMNYIAFDAYRMGDTLWWFHRAWSLVLQLFLSIGIIFKVVGLAALPGLVPILVVIILDIPFAKLHKKHQSQFMVAQEERLRATMETLNNMKTIKLQSWEDKFKSTIDLLRGTEYRYLAKMQAKRPYTTVLYWMSPTIVSAVVFIGCVLIRGTPLNAATIFTVLATLRGMSEPMRWIPESLSLLIQAKVSVDRLNTFLLEDELNVEEMQVSSKSLDKSSNKCVEIQGGNFSWEPESAVLVLKDINLEVKRGQKIAICGPVGSGKTSLLYAILREIPKISGSVNVFGSIAYVSQAPWIRSGTIRDNILCGEPMDRTRYDMVTKACALDKDISSFNHGDLTEIGQRGNNLSGGQKQRIQLARAVYIDADIYILDDSLSAVDVHTAAVLSKKCISATLKDKTVIFVTHHLEFLTDADKILVMEGGQIMQAGSFEELLSAGTTFEQLVNAHKNAVSELVSPEHGNKTETPNSNVDQFEESDECFPSKENNDREILAGDQLTKKEEREILTGDQLTKVEEREISKFGFKPLLDYLRVSKGSLLFGLVILSRIAFSLFQAGASYWLALAIRNPKVSNGILVGVYTGISISSFPFVFLRSFLTVLLGLKASKAFFSGINKSLFEAPMHFFDTTPVGRIYTRVSSDMSALDLDVPLSLGHLVSTTADLLVTIAVMASVTWPVLIVSIPAVMAAIYVQEYYVSTGRELIRINGTTKAPIMNCAAETSLGVITIRAFNIKDIFFKNYLKLIDTDASLSFHSNAAVEWLILRVETLQNLIVLTAALLIVLLPSKNLPGFVGLCLSYALSLNSSQVLMTRCYCDLSNYIVSVERIKQFMCIAPEPPEIVEGMRPPSSWPAYGRIELHDLKIRYRPNAPLVLKGISCTIIEGTRVGVVGRTGSGKTTLISALFRLVEPESGRILIDGLDICNMGLKDLRTKLSIIPQEPTLFKGSVRSNLDPLGQYPDNEIWEVNVGETTYQLHCNPNHCKSLKITSLMVLHVGS; encoded by the exons ATGGTGCCATGGTGTTCAAACTTGTCAACTCTATTCCATCACCATGATTCTGCAACCTCTATTTCTCTTAAGCTTCCATCAAatagagaaggagagaaaaaagagggtGCAGGTACTGAATCAAAACTAGGCCAAGCAGGTGTCATCAGTCGTTTAATAATTTCTTGGATCAACCCAGTATTGAAGTTAGGTTATTCAAAACCACTGGTTCTTGAAGATATCCCCACACTCCTGCCTGAGGATGAATCCCAGGTAGCATATAAGAGATTCTCATACATATGGGGTTCTCTCAGTAGAGACTTCAACTCTAGTAATGCCAAAAACTTGCTTCTCCGAACCTTAGCTATAACTCAATGGAGAGAAAACTTATTTGTAGGTGTTTGTGCCTTGGTTAGGACAATTGCTGTCGTGGTATTGCCCTTAATTCTCTATGCCTTTGTGcaatacataaaaaatgagAGCAAAATCGCATCTAAAGGTTTGGTTCTTGTGGGATGCTTAGCAGTGATCAAGTTTATGGAGTCTTTATCCCAAAGGCACTGTTACTTCAACGCAAGGAGGTCTGGTTTGAGAATGAGATCAGCCATTATGGTAGCAATCTACCAAAAGCAGCTGATACTATCTAGTTTAGGAAGGAAAAGGCACTCAACAGGTGAGATTATGAACTACATCGCATTTGATGCTTATCGGATGGGGGATACGTTGTGGTGGTTCCACAGGGCATGGAGTCTTGTTTTGCAGCTGTTTCTTTCAATTGGCATTATTTTCAAGGTTGTTGGTCTTGCTGCGCTACCTGGTCTAGTTCCCATCCTAGTTGTCATCATTCTTGACATTCCCTTTGCTAAACTACATAAGAAGCATCAGTCCCAGTTCATGGTTGCACAAGAGGAACGACTGAGGGCCACCATGGAAACTTTGAACAACATGAAAACCATCAAGTTGCAATCATGGGAAGATAAATTCAAAAGCACGATTGATTTGCTGAGAGGCACAGAATACAGATACTTGGCTAAAATGCAAGCTAAAAGGCCCTACACCACAGTTCTGTATTGGATGTCACCAACTATTGTCTCTGCAGTTGTCTTCATTGGATGTGTACTAATAAGAGGCACCCCATTGAACGCTGCGACAATATTCACAGTATTAGCAACTTTACGAGGTATGTCAGAGCCTATGAGGTGGATCCCCGAGTCACTTTCCTTACTAATTCAAGCCAAGGTTTCAGTAGATCGCCTCAACACATTTTTGCTTGAAGATGAGCTCAACGTGGAGGAAATGCAAGTTTCATCAAAGAGTTTAGACAAGAGCTCAAACAAATGTGTTGAAATACAAGGAGGTAACTTTAGCTGGGAGCCAGAATCTGCTGTTCTAGTACTAAAAGATATCAACTTGGAGGTTAAAAGGGGGCAGAAAATTGCAATTTGTGGTCCAGTTGGTTCTGGTAAAACATCACTCCTATACGCTATTCTCAGAGAAATACCAAAGATATCCGGATCA GTAAATGTGTTTGGATCCATTGCTTATGTTTCACAAGCACCTTGGATTCGGAGTGGAACCATTCGTGACAACATACTATGTGGAGAGCCAATGGATAGAACTAGATATGACATGGTTACAAAAGCATGTGCTTTAGATAAGGATATTAGCAGTTTCAACCATGGTGATCTCACGGAGATCGGTCAAAGAGGGAATAATTTGAGTGGTGGACAGAAGCAAAGAATTCAACTTGCCAGGGCAGTTTACATAGATGCTGATATCTATATTCTCGATGACTCTTTAAGTGCAGTGGATGTCCATACAGCTGCAGTCCTTTCCAAA AAATGTATATCGGCTACTCTCAAAGACAAAACTGTCATTTTCGTGACGCATCACCTTGAGTTCCTCACAGATGCTGACAAGATTCTG GTTATGGAAGGTGGACAGATAATGCAGGCAGGAAGTTTTGAGGAATTGCTGTCTGCTGGGACAACATTTGAACAGCTTGTGAATGCACATAAGAATGCAGTCTCTGAATTGGTCTCTCCAGAACATGGAAACAAAACTGAAACTCCAAACTCTAATGTAGATCAGTTTGAGGAGTCCGACGAGTGTTTCCCCTCTAAAGAAAACAATGATAGGGAGATTTTGGCAGGTGACcagttaacaaaaaaagaagagagggagATTTTGACAGGTGACCAGCTGACAAAAGTAGAGGAGAGGGAGATCAGCAAATTTGGGTTTAAACCACTTTTAGACTATCTTCGTGTATCCAAGGGCTCCCTTCTGTTCGGCTTAGTCATACTGTCCCGGATTGCCTTCTCCCTTTTTCAGGCTGGTGCAAGTTATTGGCTGGCACTAGCAATTCGAAATCCTAAAGTTTCCAATGGAATCTTAGTTGGAGTTTACACAGGAATTTCAATATCCAGTTTTCCTTTCGTATTTTTAAGGTCTTTTTTAACCGTCCTATTAGGATTGAAAGCTTCAAAAGCGTTCTTCTCAGGTATCAATAAGTCATTGTTCGAAGCTCCCATGCATTTCTTTGACACAACTCCGGTTGGAAGGATATATACTCGG GTTTCATCTGACATGAGCGCATTGGATCTTGATGTTCCTTTGAGCCTTGGCCACTTGGTCTCCACCACAGCTGACCTACTTGTGACAATAGCTGTAATGGCCTCTGTCACTTGGCCAGTACTTATTGTATCCATTCCAGCTGTTATGGCTGCAATATATGTTCAG GAATATTATGTATCGACAGGAAGGGAATTAATCAGAATTAACGGAACGACTAAAGCACCTATTATGAACTGTGCAGCCGAGACATCTCTTGGGGTGATCACCATTAGAGCTTTTAACATTAAGGAtatctttttcaaaaactatCTGAAGCTCATTGACACAGATGCAAGTCTTTCTTTTCATTCTAATGCTGCCGTGGAGTGGTTGATTTTACGTGTAGAGACACTGCAGAATCTGATTGTACTAACCGCTGCACTTCTAATTGTTCTGCTTCCTAGCAAAAACTTACCAG GGTTTGTGGGACTGTGTCTTTCTTATGCCCTATCTCTGAATAGTAGCCAAGTGCTCATGACTCGCTGCTATTGCGACTTGTCAAACTATATTGTATCTGTTGAAAGGATCAAGCAATTCATGTGCATAGCACCAGAACCTCCTGAAATTGTTGAAGGAATGAGACCGCCTTCTTCGTGGCCCGCTTATGGAAGAATAGAGTTGCATGATCTGAAG ATACGATATCGGCCAAATGCTCCTCTAGTTCTCAAGGGAATCTCCTGCACAATCATAGAAGGGACTAGAGTCGGAGTTGTTGGAAGAACCGGAAGTGGCAAGACTACATTAATCAGTGCTTTGTTTAGATTAGTAGAGCCAGAGAGTGGGAGAATTCTCATAGATGGACTTGATATCTGCAATATGGGGTTGAAGGATTTAAGAACAAAGCTTAGTATCATTCCTCAAGAGCCAACTCTTTTCAAGGGCAGTGTCAGGTCTAACTTGGATCCGCTAGGACAGTACCCTGATAATGAAATATGGGAG GTAAATGTAGGAGAAACAACTTATCAGTTGCATTGCAACCCAAATCATTGTAAATCTCTCAAAATTACCAGTTTGATGGTTTTACATGTCGGCAGTTAG